Proteins from a single region of Caldisericia bacterium:
- a CDS encoding N-acetyltransferase → MKKQVPTKLRKAEYTFDAEWLEGMLQAPLNAPPMKPYYTEITSKEGNKFEVLIRPIKEEEIDPVLNFLKLTLDAEYDFYDIVGARVFAELLAIKRKRMKDEYFFVGLHEGKLLGIANGRLMNEDINISLHTMTFERQINAGAVLFYAKAWYAFEICNQQEFWATFESYNGWVLGGLRMALPTYPWPDYQHELGGAKIYYLTKKMWEEEIRDNYLQQVMRGFFKEAPEDLIKRNEKLIVPDKLEI, encoded by the coding sequence ATGAAAAAACAAGTCCCAACAAAATTAAGAAAAGCTGAGTACACATTTGATGCTGAGTGGCTAGAGGGAATGTTACAAGCACCATTAAATGCACCACCAATGAAACCATATTATACTGAAATAACGAGTAAAGAGGGAAATAAATTTGAAGTATTAATAAGACCAATTAAAGAAGAAGAAATTGACCCTGTTTTAAACTTTTTAAAATTAACTCTTGATGCTGAATATGATTTTTATGATATTGTTGGTGCAAGGGTTTTTGCAGAGTTACTTGCTATAAAAAGAAAAAGAATGAAAGATGAATATTTCTTTGTTGGTCTTCACGAAGGAAAACTTCTTGGTATTGCAAATGGAAGACTTATGAATGAAGATATAAACATTTCTCTTCATACAATGACATTTGAAAGACAAATTAATGCTGGTGCAGTTCTATTCTACGCAAAAGCATGGTATGCTTTTGAAATTTGTAATCAACAAGAATTTTGGGCAACTTTTGAAAGTTATAATGGATGGGTTTTAGGTGGACTTAGAATGGCTCTTCCTACTTATCCATGGCCAGATTATCAACATGAACTTGGTGGAGCAAAAATTTATTATTTAACAAAAAAGATGTGGGAAGAAGAAATTAGAGATAATTATCTTCAACAGGTAATGAGAGGTTTCTTTAAAGAGGCTCCAGAAGATCTTATTAAAAGAAACGAAAAGTTAATTGTTCCAGATAAATTAGAAATATAA